The Fibrobacter sp. UWR4 sequence CTTGCAAATGGTCTAAACGAACCAGACAAGCCCTCTGAAGAAACAGAATACATATCATACGCCGGAGACATGTTTTGACGGCCTACAGTTTCAAGAGATCTTCCCTTTATCGTCCAATTCCATGGGATATCACTACCACTTTCCCTATAGTCCTCCATTCCTTTAGGCAAGTAAGAAATTTCATTAGCACCATCAGCAACAATTGCCGGTCCTGCTTGATACATATATCCATATAAATAATCGGATGTTGCTGATCTTAAATGATATTCATGCAAGGATTGACTATAACCAAACGAAAAAACGCCGACATAGGTCGGAATAACCAGGGCAAAGCCCGCAGTAGATGTCTTATTATGGCCTTTGGAGTTATTTGCATTTGTTACAGAAGCCTCAATTGGTTTAGATGCAATGGTTTTACCTTCTGAATCTTTAAGTGTATTAGACGCTTCTATACCAACACCACTGGAAGATACTGTCATTCCAATACGATTCGTTTCTGTCACATCTGTATTGGGGTTTGTCTTAGAATCGCTGACGCCAAAACCAACACGATTAGACACCTTCTGTCCCGGAGTATATTGAACCCCAGCAGACACATCGACTGTCGAGCCTAAACGGCCGCCAACACCCACAGTTGGTGTCCCATCTTTCGTCGAGAACATCAAACTTGTATTTACACCGACATAATCGTTTCCAACACCGGCACTTAATCCGATTGCATCTGTGCCTACAGTAAAGCCAACGTTAACGACACCGGCAATCTGTGTACCAACAGTGGCTGAGTAACCCATGCCACCCTGACTTGTGCAGCTCATTCCGGCACTTACTACGCCATAACTCCAACCAAGATTAACACTCCACGTGCGCATTGCAGAGTATTGATAAATAAATCCTAAGGTTCCACCATGAAACTGATCATCAGGAACACCTCGAATATCACGGTTGATAACACCAGGATTCAAAACCCAGCCAAGTCCAACCCACGTTGCTTCCTGATTTGGAGTAATTCCAGCATGGTATGCAATGCTAAGTGGATAATTACCATATGGACCCGGCACTTCACCAAGCGGCAATGAATACGCAAAATCACCAGTTTGCATATTAACCATATCTGACATTTTTGAAGGTTCAAACTGCATGTAATCAGGTTGAACAGGTCCCCCCCTGCAATGCATAAGAATAAATACTTACAAGGACTAGAAAAACAGAACAAAGTTTAAGCTTATTCATATTTTTTACTTTAATCGGATGTGTTGACAATTTTTTGCTGTAATTACAATGTTTCCAATTCGATCATTATAATTTTGAATGTGCAATTCAGTTTTTTGAGGTTTTTCACCAAATACAAAAGAAAAAGAATCCGTATTACCGGTTTCAAAAAGAGGCGTTTTTCTTGTTGCTAAAGGTCTAATGGTGTCCTGTTTAGAAAGAATAAAAACGTCACTAAAAACAGCATCACTTCTTGGATAAACCCATAAAAGAACCCTATACGAAGAATCTAGAGACGAGCCCCACTTCGCCTTTTCATAACCTGGGGTCAATTCCATAATCCTAAAGACAAAATCACTTTGATTTACTTCCGACATGCATCTAGACTCGTAGTATTTCACATAAGTGTCTTTATCCAACTCTGTGGAACATGCAGAAAACACCCCTATAAAGGATGCCAGGAAAAGAAATCTATTCATAAAATAAGATTTCATTTTTACTTAAATCTTTTATTCAGGAAAACAAGGAAATCTGCCGTGATATCAGCCTTTGAACCATCTCCATATACAATACTACCATTGCTAGAGGCAAAAACAACATCCAAGCCTTTTTCACGGGCATAATCATTCATGGCTGTATTAATTTTTTGGTAAATACTACCAAGTTTTTCAACACGCATATTTTGTATGCGATTAGAATAAGACTGATTAAAACGGCCGAGTTCCTCAATTCGACGAACTTGTTCATCTTTAAGCTCAGTCTTCTTTTTTACAGAGGCTGTATCATAAATCAAAGAGACTCGTTGTTCAAAAGCCTTAAGAGAGTCTTCAATGATTGTTCTACTTTCAACCCATTTTTTTTCTTCGGCCCTAATTTCTTCCATTGCACGGTTGGATTCAACAAAGGATTCAAGAAGTTTTTCTGTATTTACAAAGCCATAAGATATTTGACTCTGCTTAGAAATTCCCAACACTAAAAAGCCTGCTATTGCTGCTGCAATAGCAAGTAAACTAATCACGTTCTTATTTTGCATTTTTACCTTCCATAAATTTGATGAAACTATTTGAGACATCAGCTTTACTACCTGTACCAAAAACAATCGTGTTATTGCTGGTGCTAAACAAAAGGTGTAATTTGTTTTTTTTGCAATATTTGGCAGCCATCTTATTAAACATGTCAATGGATGTTTTCAACTCATTTTGAGCATAAATGCTTGTTGAGTCAACAAGTTTATGTCTTTGTATATTGCTTTCTAGATTAAGCAAATTCAACAGCTCCTCTTCTTCACCTCGACGAACAGAGAGAGAGTCCATTAATCTTGCCAAGGAATCTTCATAAACCTTCATCTTATTTTCAATTTCTTGATCCCTGACACGTACCGCGTCATTAGCCAAAAGCAATGGTTCGTATTTTGCTAGAACTTGATCAGAATCAATGAACGCAAAAGGCTCTTGCTGCTGATGAAAAAAAAACACCGCAAGAATCAAAAAAACTGTGGACAAGCCCAAAGCCAAAATATTTAACGAGTTTGTTATTTTCATATTCATCACAAATTATCTAAAAGTCCCCTGTTTCTAAACAAGGAAAAATTTTCTAATAATGGAAATTAAAAATCCTCCAGAATAACCCACATAAATTAGTCCTATCCCTCCTTAGATAAGAAAATCTACAAAGCCGTCGCGAAGATAGAAAAAGCCAACAAAAGTGACAAGGCTCACACTTTGTAAAACAAACAAAATCAACAAACAATTTATCAACACAAACAACTCTATTTGTTAACAAACGTTTGGTTTATATTTAATTTGAAAATCATAATAAACTACGTAATCTCATAAACCACAATGAGTTGCTAACTTATAAAAAAACGTTTGTTTATTTTTACATTCTTTGTCTAATTAGGAATAAAAAAAGGCGGGATTTTCATCCCACCATTACTGTTAAAATCAATCCTTCACGCAACGAATGTACAATCCAACAGGTTTGTAATTTGAATAAGGTATGAATGTGGAATCGTAGTTTACCGCATAGCGGTAATACGCGTTACCTTCATCGATTTCCGCGGTACTCCAGAAAGAGCCTTGTTCTCCCTCTTTTAAATAGCGTCCATTTATACCTCTTACACCACCAGGCAGAACGGTAAAGCCGATTTCGTCATAGCCGTCATAACGGGCAAAAAAGCCTCCCTCGTCAAGCCAACCACTAGTTGACTTGAGAATGCCGCCCACATTCGGGCATTTTTCCGTATCGCCGCATTTCTTACCGCCAACAACGGTGGCAAAACTCGACCATTCCGCCAAAGTAGGCACATGCCATCCTTCGGGGCACACACCTCTATGAGGCACATTTGGCGTACAAGTAGTTTCATTACCGCACGCAGCGTCTGCGTTCGCAGAGGAAACCAATCCTGCGCTATCCATTGCAGCACTCCAGGAATAAAGGCGGCCATATTTAGAGCAATTTCCAGCATCGTCATTGAAGCACCAACTTGAGGAATCGGTCATGCCCTTCCCTTCACAGCAATCATGTTTCACGCCCACATAGCGATAGTTCAGGTTCTCGGCCATCCAAGTCTGTCCACCAATAGTCAAGGTCTTGTAAGACTGACCATCACGAGAGTCCGTCAAGGTTCCATAGGTTACATTGTCATCAGCGCTACTTGAAGAAGAACCACTTCCACAAGCAATCAACAAAATAGAGGCCAACGATGCTACGCAAGCTCCGATTAAACGATTTTTTTTCATAAAAATCCTCCTGTAAAATTGAACTTAAATATAAAAAAAATAAAGGCCTTCATCAAATTTTAAAGAGTTCCCAACAAAAACACATTGCAACAAAAAAATAATATTGATTATCAACAGTTTTTACTAAATTTGGCGGCGAACGGGGGTTCTCATGAAGAAATTCTTTTTTCTCTTAATACTCGCATCGCTGGCAATTTCCATTACCGCATGTCTTCAAGATGAAGACAGCGACAACCGCATTCCTGTGCGTTACACGGTGATCGTCACCGACAAGATTTCTGGCGAATCCGTCAAGGATGCCAATGTGGAATTGACAAACGAAGTTCAGGCCGCACAGAATCTCAAGACAAACTCCAGCGGCACAGTGATCTTCCCTTCTGAAGAAAGCTATGTGAACCAGATTGTCGTCACCAAGGAAGGCTACTTCCCCAAGGACACGGTGGATGTGATCAGCAATCCCGACACGGCACTGAACATTATTCTGCGTTCCATCAGTTTGTTCCTTGTTCCGACCGACACCGCCGACACCGACAACGATTAATCCAATCGTTCAAACTCCAATGTCCTTCGAGCTTAAGAATCCGCCTTCACAAAGCGCCTTGCGTTTCTTGACGCAGGAGCAGATGCTGCGGTTTTCCGCATTGCCGGTGGATTACAACGAAGAGTCCCGCATTCTTTCTGTAGCCGTAGCCGATCCCTACGATTTTGACTTGATCAACGATATCCAGGTTTGCGCAGGCGTTTTCATTCGCCCTATCCAGGCCAGCGAAGATAAGATTGTTCAGTGGATTGCCGCCTTCGCCGAAAGGGCTGTTCCTAATTTCGGTTCTGATTCTGCAGCAAACAAGTCAAACTCCCCCGTTATCCGACTTGTGAACGAGATTATTTCCGAAGCCATGCATACTGGCGTTTCCGACATTCACTTCGAGCCGGGCGAAAAATCGTTTCTGGTGCGTTTTCGCAAGGATGGTGTGCTGAAGGTGGCCCGTAAGCTGCCTTTGCGTTCCATTTCCGAGGTGATTTCTCGTTTGAAGATTATGGCAAGCATGGACATTGCCGAGAAAAGACGCCCTCTCGATGGTCGTATTCATTTCGACGATGGCACCAAGAATGTGGATATCCGTGTTTCTGCACTGCCCACGGATTACGGGCAGAAGATGGTTTTGCGTCTTTTGGACAAGGGCCAGATTATCCATAAGCTGGATTCCCTGGGTATGAACCCGCAGCAGATTGCCTTGTGCGAAAGCGAGATTCGCAAGCCCTACGGCATGTTCCTGATTACAGGGCCCACGGGTAGCGGCAAGACTACGACATTGTACACCTTATTGCAGATGATCCGTAGCCCGGAACTGAATATTTCCACTATCGAAGAACCGATCGAATACAAGCTGGATGGTATCACCCAGACCGCTGTCAACACCAAGATTGACTTGACTTTCGCGGCAGCATTGCGTACTTTGCTTCGCCAGGATCCAGATGTGATCATGGTGGGTGAAATCCGTGACAGCGAAACGGCGGAGCTGGCTATTCGTGCGGCTCTTACGGGCCATCTGGTTTTCAGCACCTTGCATACTAACGACGCTCCCTCTGTAGTGGTGCGCTTGATCGACATGGGTATCGAGCCGTTCCTGGTGGCCTCGGCGGTGAACTTCATTATGGCCCAGCGCCTGGTTCGTAGGGGTTGCCCCAAGTGCGGCGGTAAGGATCCCCAGTGTCTGACTTGCGGCGGCAGCGGTTACAAGGGCCGCGTTGGCCTTTACGAAATGATGCCCATGTCCGAGACTTTGCGCGAGATGGTTCACAAGAACGCCACCTCGGCGGAGCTCAAGAAAAAGGCCATTGAGCTGGGCATGAAAACCTTGGCTGTGGACGGTGCCGAAAAGGTGGCCGCAGGCCTTACCACCGATGCGGAAGTTTCTGCAGAAGCCATTGTGTAGGACTTTATGTTTGGCAGCAAGCAAGGCTACACTCTGCCACTGACCATTGTCATTTTGCTCGTTATCGGGTATCTTTCCTTTTCTTTCTATGAAATGGTAAAGCAGGAGCGCCAGGATTCCTTCAGACGATACAAAAATATCCAGGCGGAGCTGGAGCTGGAATCTGCAGCCAATTATTCCTTTTACCGTATGGCCCAAGAGGGCAAGCCCTGGCGAACGGACTCCTTGACTTACTCCTCCAAGGACAGGTCTATCGGATTCTTTATTAGGCATTTTCAGGATGGCGCCTTTGCCAGGTTGGAAGCTCATAACAGGGACTCCTCCAAGACGCTGTCGGTACACACCGGATTTATACCAAAATCTCGCCCGGCACTGGTGTTAACCGCCCCACAGTCATCCATCGCCTTAGTGGGTGACGCTCGAATTGAGGGTGGTACCGCCACAAAAAGGGGCAGCGTTTCTTACAGCACAAACTACAAGATGAGAGCCTCCAAGGAGGCTTTCTACGACACGGTTTATGTGGGTGACACCCTCCCCTATTTCGACACCTTAAAGTACTATCCAGAACTTAGCAGAAAAAACTTTGCCGATAAATTTTCTCAGCAGAACTGTGTTTTTGACGGCGTAGACTTGGTGCCAGAGGAACTTAGCTGCGCTACAGTCGTACTGCAGGGAGATTCCCGCTGCAAGGGCTGCAAAATTCAAGCAGAACGGGTCTTTATTAGGGAACGTTCAAAAATAGAGCATGGCGATATTACAGCAAGAACTATTTCTGCCAAGGAAAATGTCAGACTGAACGGTGTATTTTTCGCACAGGATTCTTTAGAAATCAACGTCAATACGGTGCAAAACGCCAAGAACACTTTTGTGCTTCAGGGGCGAAAGGTTAGCGACGTTGACTATACGGGAAAAATGGCCTTCAAGAAATTAAAGGCCAAGGACGCATCCATTATTTTCCTGGGAGACAACTGGGATGAATCGCTGAGGGGCATTCCGGTGGAAATCTCTGGAGAGGTGGACATTACAGGTGCCATCATCGTCAACGGCACGGTCGATTTCAGAGGAAAGCTGAAAGGTTACATGACCATTTCCAACTTTTCATTTTATGAAGGAGAAACGCTGTGGCGCGGGTTCCTTCGCGGTGGTCAAATCAAGGGCGACACGTCGGTACACGTGATGTTGCCAGACATGGTCTATTTCGGCGGGGATCCTAGCTATGAATAAAATTTGCATGGCCGCCCGAGGAAAACGCGGATTCTCCCTGATGGAAGTGCTTATCAGCTTCGGTATTCTGGTTTCTACCGGAGTTCTGCTTTCTGGTTTCTTGTACAAGGGTCCCGTGACGCAGAAAGCCCGCAACGAGAATTACGGCATGGAGCTGGGCAAGGTAACGCTCCTTACCGAGAACGTTTCAAGCGACACGATTATATCCCACCGCGACGGCAAGGGTATCGCCTGGGAGATTCTAGTCAAGTTGACTGAAGATGGGGACGAAAAATGCTTCAAGGCTACACCCGTCAGGAACATAGTTGACTCCACAAGAACTTTGTTCTACTGTCGCTACAAGGTAAGCAATGGCAAGTAAGCGCGGATTCACACTGATCGAGTTGATAGTGACCATGGCTGTGTCTGGTATTTTCTTTACGCAGGCCATGAACATGTTCAGCACGGCCAACGGTTCCTTCGTAAGTTACAAGAAGGCCCACGAGGAATACTTCGAATACAATGTCAAGAAGGCCAAGGCCAACAGGATGCTTCTGGATAATACAGGCTCCTGCCAAGAAAATGGCGAATTCCATTTCACTGGAGATTCTGCGGATTCCCTGGATATGGAGTTTCCTTTTCCTCAGCCAAAGTGCAAGGATGTAGACCGCAAGAGAACCTTGGTCTATTTCCTAGGCGCCACCGATTCTACCTCAAAAGAAATCGTTGGATATAGCCACTTCTATTTAAAATAAAATTCAGAACGCAAGAATAAGGCGAAAAAAAACGACGCAGCCCGAAAGCTACGCCGCTCTTTGTGGTCTCCTAACCAACAAAGCCCCTAACCATAAGCTTCATTAACCACAATCATTATACGCAAAAACAGGAGAACCTGCTTTAGGCAAACCGATAACGACAATACACCAAAATGTCAAGGAAAAAACAGGCGGATTAACCACCTTCCAAACACCCCGCGGCAAAGGAAGAAAAAAACTTTGTTTTCTTCAATAAAATCAGGGAATTCTACGAAAAGTCCTATGGATAAGTTGTCTATAGAAAAAAAAGAATCCCCCGCATTTTCTGCGAGGGACTCTTTCGCTAAAGCTGATGCCGAACCAAGTTCGGCATGACCGCTGGATTACTTGCCAATGGTGAACAAGGTAACGGTACGCTTGCCAACCTTAACCGGCTTGGAAACGTCCACATCCTTAGCCTTCTTGGAAGGATCGTTAGCCCAGCCTTCCTTCAGCTTTTCGGAAGACTTGTCAAGAACCTGCATCTTAGCCTTACCCTTGAAGCCAGGAATGTCGAGCTTCAGTTCGTAATCGCTGTAGGGGCTCTTGTTGATGACCATGAGGGTCTTCTTGCCACCGTTTTCGGTGTAGTAGGTGGTCAGGAGAGATTCCTTGTCACCCTTGATTTCGGTCTTCAGAAGCTTGCCGCGGAGAGCGTCGGATGCCATCTGGAATGCCCAGTAGCTGGGACGCGGGCAGTTCATGCATTCTTCTGCAGAACGAGTCAGGTAACCATAGTCACCGCCTTCCGGAGTGATGTCGTTATGGATATCCCAGTACTGAGCATTGTCAACATTTTCAGTTGCAAGCATACCGAGGTAGTCAGCAACGAACAGACCGTTTTCGAGAGCGATGGTCTGGGGACCCGGGTTGAAGTCAACGGAGTTCCATTCGGTGAGCCAGAGTTCCAGCTTCTTGTCCTTACCCTTAGACCACTTGTCAACAGTCTTGTGGAGACGGCTGTAGATCGGGGTCAGGTCCTGCGGAGCGGAGAGCATTGCGAAGTCGTTTTCTTCACCGTAGTGCTGCGGATAGTGATGGACGATGATACCGTCGGCAATATCGGCAGTTTCCTTAAGAACGTTGTCGTTCCATGCGCCATCGAGAACGCCGAGCACAGCAACCTTAATGGTCGGGTCAACCTTCTTCATGGCTTCGATGAACTTACGAGCGCGCTTACCGTAGATGGTACCGCCATCCTTACCATACTTTTCGTAGTACGGATGCCAGTTACCGTAGACTTCGTTACCCACTTCCCAGTACAGGATGCCGGCCTTCTTGTCAACGTTGGTATGCTTCACCCATGCTGCAGCTTCTTCCGGAGTACCAGAACCGAAGTTGACAGTGAACATAGCATTGGAACCAGTCTTCTTCAGCCATTCGAGGAATTCGTCGGTATCGACCATCCAGTCGTGGTTGTCGAGGATTTCCTTCCAGTGGTCGTCATCAGCACGGAGACCACCCGGATAACGGATAATGCCGTGGTTGATGCGCTTTGCATATTCCCAAGTCTGGGTCTTGAACTTCTTGTTGTCCAGCATGTCGCCATCCCAAAGGGCAGCGTTGATACCGAAGAGGCCACCAGAGATGTTCGGGTTGAGGACGTCGGAAGTACCCTTCACGTCAACCTTAACAACTGCCGGGCGTTCAGCCTGCTTGACTTCCTTCTGGTTGGTGAGCTTAATGTTGTCGATTTCGAAGGAACCGTTGGAGCCTTCTCCACCCGGTTTGAAGTCGAGGGATACAACACCCTTGAGGTCAA is a genomic window containing:
- a CDS encoding OmpH family outer membrane protein; translated protein: MQNKNVISLLAIAAAIAGFLVLGISKQSQISYGFVNTEKLLESFVESNRAMEEIRAEEKKWVESRTIIEDSLKAFEQRVSLIYDTASVKKKTELKDEQVRRIEELGRFNQSYSNRIQNMRVEKLGSIYQKINTAMNDYAREKGLDVVFASSNGSIVYGDGSKADITADFLVFLNKRFK
- a CDS encoding OmpH family outer membrane protein encodes the protein MNMKITNSLNILALGLSTVFLILAVFFFHQQQEPFAFIDSDQVLAKYEPLLLANDAVRVRDQEIENKMKVYEDSLARLMDSLSVRRGEEEELLNLLNLESNIQRHKLVDSTSIYAQNELKTSIDMFNKMAAKYCKKNKLHLLFSTSNNTIVFGTGSKADVSNSFIKFMEGKNAK
- a CDS encoding fibrobacter succinogenes major paralogous domain-containing protein: MKKNRLIGACVASLASILLIACGSGSSSSSADDNVTYGTLTDSRDGQSYKTLTIGGQTWMAENLNYRYVGVKHDCCEGKGMTDSSSWCFNDDAGNCSKYGRLYSWSAAMDSAGLVSSANADAACGNETTCTPNVPHRGVCPEGWHVPTLAEWSSFATVVGGKKCGDTEKCPNVGGILKSTSGWLDEGGFFARYDGYDEIGFTVLPGGVRGINGRYLKEGEQGSFWSTAEIDEGNAYYRYAVNYDSTFIPYSNYKPVGLYIRCVKD
- a CDS encoding GspE/PulE family protein produces the protein MSFELKNPPSQSALRFLTQEQMLRFSALPVDYNEESRILSVAVADPYDFDLINDIQVCAGVFIRPIQASEDKIVQWIAAFAERAVPNFGSDSAANKSNSPVIRLVNEIISEAMHTGVSDIHFEPGEKSFLVRFRKDGVLKVARKLPLRSISEVISRLKIMASMDIAEKRRPLDGRIHFDDGTKNVDIRVSALPTDYGQKMVLRLLDKGQIIHKLDSLGMNPQQIALCESEIRKPYGMFLITGPTGSGKTTTLYTLLQMIRSPELNISTIEEPIEYKLDGITQTAVNTKIDLTFAAALRTLLRQDPDVIMVGEIRDSETAELAIRAALTGHLVFSTLHTNDAPSVVVRLIDMGIEPFLVASAVNFIMAQRLVRRGCPKCGGKDPQCLTCGGSGYKGRVGLYEMMPMSETLREMVHKNATSAELKKKAIELGMKTLAVDGAEKVAAGLTTDAEVSAEAIV
- a CDS encoding type II secretion system protein — translated: MASKRGFTLIELIVTMAVSGIFFTQAMNMFSTANGSFVSYKKAHEEYFEYNVKKAKANRMLLDNTGSCQENGEFHFTGDSADSLDMEFPFPQPKCKDVDRKRTLVYFLGATDSTSKEIVGYSHFYLK